The Candidatus Nitrosotalea sinensis genomic interval AGATACCTGTTTACTCCTATCTGCTCTGCCTTGTATGGTCCAAGAAACTCTATCTTTCTTGCATCTGCAATGCTGTTGTTTACTACCATTATGGAACCGGCAATTATGGCAATTACTACAAGGGTTATCACTCTGATGTAGATGTCTCTCTTTGATGGAAGGATGATTACTCGAGACTTGAACTTGTCAACAAAATAAAATCCCACAAGTGCAAATCCTGCAGCAAGTGTTCCTCCTATTTCATATTTTGTGTTATAGTCAATTTGGTCTGTAAAGAACATGTTTATTCCAGCCCAGATTATTCCAATTCCAATTATTGCCTCAATTGTTGCCACATAGTCCAAGAGTTTGGGTTTGCCTTTTGCAGCATCCTGTACATATCTTGTTACAAGTCCAATGATGTTATGCAATCCAACATAAAGTATCAGTCTAAGACCAATCACTGCGAGTATTGGTGGAACAAGAATTGTAAGCGATGGAATCATTGGTATGACATGGGTTGTGGCATATCCAGGATCTGTTGACGGTGTTACAAACGGAAGCGAGAATATCTTTAGTACGCTGTCAAGTCCAATGTCATGTCCATCAAGAAGATATGATGCAGCAAAGCCAAACATCAAATTTGTAAAAAATGCTCCAAAGAGCACGACTTTGGTAATCTGCCAAATCACAAAGTTTGGAATACTTAGTTTGTAGTCCCGGAAGCTTGGTATGTTATCTGTTACAGAGTAGCTACTTCCTCTCTTGAAAAATGTAAGTATCACGTTTAGTCCGTACCAAGACATAGAAGATCTGTTCTTGATGTTTACGCGTATGAGTGCGATAGAGGACAGTATAATTGCAGATAACAAAGAAAAGTACAATGGTTTTGTAAATAAGGTTCCAAATTCCTGGTAGTTCATGTACAAGACTACTGCTTGATTGCTTGTCAGAACAAAGACAACTATGGCAATTAGGGCAACAATTCCAATTCTTACATATTTTCCGGCATCACGTGGAGGTGGATTTGACTGGGTTGATGAATTGTACAAATTAGGTTGTCTCCCTTTGTGTCAAATTAGTCTCTTACCTGATTTCTTTTGCAAAATACCATTAATAAGTCAAATAGGATCTTGTCATAGTAGATTTCCCAAGCCCTTGCAAAGCATGTATACTGCAGCATATTTTGGCATGGAAACCTTCTCATTTTTGTACGGCCCAAATTTTTTGTTTTTCAGCCTTACCTGTGTTGGGCAGTCCACTAGAATATCTACAGAATCGTCTCCAAGCAAGCAGGCACTTTGGAAGGGATCAAATGAATCAAGATCTGTGCATTGGATCTTTGTAAGACCACTCTTGCTGTTAATTGAGCCTTCCAGTCGAAATATCCTGTGAATATCCATGGTAACCTTTGGGTCTATCTTGACACCCATAGTTTTTTTCATCTCTTCTAGTTGCATTTGAAATGCAGAGTGTCCATTTGTGATTATATCCCTTGAAATTTTTGGCGTCTTGGATTTTGACGAGAACAAGTTGCGAGCAACCCTACCACGCCATCCCTTTTCATCGACAGATGGAAGAGATGCCTTGGAGCTATATTGCCTTGGAACTCCAAATGATTCTGGTATCGCTCCATTGAACATGAGATAATCTGCCAGGTCAGCTCTTTCATGAGACCCTATGGACTCGTAGTCAGAATTTGTTACACGCATATGAAATCCTTCATTTCCAGAAAAATATACCTCAATCTCTTCTTTTTTTATGTCAAGATCAGATGTTAGCATATCAACAAGTCTTGTAACTTGGTTCTTTGATTCAGCAATACAGTTCTTGCATGTAGTTGATACAGATTCGAACTTGGCAGAGCCACACTGCTGACATTGGGGCTGGAATCCAATAGTTCCATTTCCACATGAACTGCATTTGAATATCGTATGATCTTGCCTGCATGGCAGCCCAAGGTCTTTTGCATCTATATCAAATATCAAATCAGCGCCCTTCCAGTCTTTCTCTGACATTGGAAGGCCTGGAAATGAATAGTATGCATTTGAACAATATACATCAGATGGAACTTCTTTCATCAATAACAAATGTAGCTCCTTGTCATTTTTTATCACAAGATGTCTTGTCATCCCAGAGTTGAATTTCTGGTACCCAAATTCTCGCTCAGAGGCCTTTTGCGGAACATGTATCAGATCAAATCTATTAAAATAATATTCCTTAAATGCAGATTCTACAAACTGCGCATTTTTTTCATTCATTGTGTCTTCCTCTTTTTGCCAAATTGTACTGGATTTATTATTCCATCACAGTCAGGTATCGCAAAGCAGAGACTTTCGCTTCTAAGTTTTTCACACGATGGGCACTGGTACTTTGTACCGCTTCCAGA includes:
- a CDS encoding DNA primase small subunit domain-containing protein; the protein is MNEKNAQFVESAFKEYYFNRFDLIHVPQKASEREFGYQKFNSGMTRHLVIKNDKELHLLLMKEVPSDVYCSNAYYSFPGLPMSEKDWKGADLIFDIDAKDLGLPCRQDHTIFKCSSCGNGTIGFQPQCQQCGSAKFESVSTTCKNCIAESKNQVTRLVDMLTSDLDIKKEEIEVYFSGNEGFHMRVTNSDYESIGSHERADLADYLMFNGAIPESFGVPRQYSSKASLPSVDEKGWRGRVARNLFSSKSKTPKISRDIITNGHSAFQMQLEEMKKTMGVKIDPKVTMDIHRIFRLEGSINSKSGLTKIQCTDLDSFDPFQSACLLGDDSVDILVDCPTQVRLKNKKFGPYKNEKVSMPKYAAVYMLCKGLGNLL